In a genomic window of Nostoc sp. UHCC 0870:
- a CDS encoding phosphate ABC transporter ATP-binding protein: MKQSQLRQNSRLSLPSMQTERLSLYYGKKAAFTDVTMPIHAGKITALVGPSGCGKTSFLSCLNRLTDLIPHTKVTGSIRLDALEILNERIDLITLRRRVGTIFQKPNPFPFSIWKNLAFPLQEHGIKNREKLDWLIETTLQDVGLWNEVKDRLNTPALSLSGGQKQRLCIARALVLQPEVLLFDEPCSALDPISSGVVEDLIASLRGRYTVVIVTHNLAQARRIGDYAALFWVQAEVGRLIEYGTVEQIFTAPQHDLTAAYVNGIRG, encoded by the coding sequence ATGAAGCAATCTCAACTCAGACAAAATTCTCGGTTATCTCTGCCCTCAATGCAAACCGAACGACTGAGTTTATACTATGGGAAAAAAGCTGCTTTTACAGATGTCACCATGCCCATTCACGCCGGGAAGATTACTGCATTGGTGGGGCCTTCTGGTTGTGGTAAAACCAGTTTTTTGAGTTGTCTCAATCGCTTGACTGATTTAATCCCTCATACCAAAGTAACGGGAAGCATTCGCTTAGATGCTTTAGAAATTCTTAATGAACGAATAGATTTAATTACCCTCCGTCGGCGTGTGGGTACAATCTTCCAAAAACCCAATCCTTTCCCCTTCTCCATTTGGAAGAATCTGGCATTTCCCCTACAAGAACACGGAATCAAAAACCGTGAAAAACTCGACTGGCTGATTGAAACCACGCTGCAAGATGTTGGACTGTGGAACGAAGTTAAAGATAGACTAAATACTCCTGCCTTATCTCTGTCTGGCGGACAAAAGCAGCGATTATGTATTGCCCGTGCTTTGGTTTTGCAACCAGAAGTTTTATTATTTGATGAACCCTGTAGCGCGCTCGATCCGATTTCTAGTGGCGTAGTTGAGGATTTAATTGCCAGTCTGCGGGGACGTTACACAGTGGTAATTGTCACCCACAACCTCGCTCAAGCTAGACGCATTGGTGATTACGCTGCTTTGTTTTGGGTACAAGCAGAAGTAGGAAGATTAATTGAGTATGGTACAGTCGAGCAGATTTTTACCGCACCACAGCATGATTTGACTGCTGCTTATGTAAATGGTATTCGGGGATAG